A genomic segment from Candidatus Brocadia sp. encodes:
- a CDS encoding glycosyltransferase: MEAKKVLSQLKQSFEKKEASAKVIFFIAMEGWSQKGGQGDYVRELSQALANHGHQVFVVNPYYVRPHADLSPDRGQWLFDTEVPVGGGTLPFGVFYNKIGAVHYLRFRESGGLLYPEVYPSIKINHSIYSDTMYAYIEAIILSRIGMHIAAQLQVRPDILHFNDWQSALGPVYVEQVYRHHPAFAPYLADTGTVFVVHNLAYQGMFPGTWLMPENDPLTRELLDRWIIPLGATHYHRDAVEIDPFSLTRMPGYLQSTTEGGLEYWSHLMPGRHNLLKGGLEFAGMLIAVSKGNRDEIQSDSLGFGLGGVIARRAAADAVDYVYNGVDTTVHRPDHLGELLEVVDKEKGMEFVQYGAASQDLLKRRAQNKAALRAKVNRLISTEQSKPAPEEGIYFGQIDSSSPGDLLVASVTRIVRQKGLDILLVAMDEDREFGIHQDERLIDVLLRLRGSQGEKLQFLVLGSPGDAQGEALTAELRKIARQYASTGQFASILRFDRRLANQIRCATDLFFMPSQYEPAGVANIQAAMAGALCVVTRTGGLIDFVESGGTHPAFTAPAFDYDYPHTIKITARELVRAFRTALSLYDDKRKWERCVRIAMQFEGGWSARVGKYIDIYTRCKELKKNNHTSPVNTDQKMGVLRP; this comes from the coding sequence ATGGAAGCTAAAAAGGTTCTCAGTCAGCTAAAGCAGTCCTTTGAAAAAAAGGAGGCTTCTGCGAAGGTCATTTTTTTCATCGCCATGGAAGGTTGGTCGCAGAAGGGCGGACAGGGTGATTATGTGCGTGAACTTTCCCAGGCCCTGGCCAATCACGGGCACCAGGTGTTCGTTGTCAACCCGTACTACGTACGCCCCCATGCGGATCTCTCACCGGATAGAGGCCAGTGGCTATTCGATACCGAGGTCCCTGTCGGGGGAGGTACATTGCCCTTTGGCGTCTTCTATAACAAAATAGGGGCGGTTCATTATCTGCGGTTCAGGGAGTCAGGCGGACTGCTTTACCCGGAGGTTTATCCGTCCATCAAGATCAACCATAGCATTTATTCCGATACTATGTATGCCTACATCGAGGCGATCATACTGTCCCGGATTGGCATGCATATAGCTGCGCAACTCCAGGTCAGGCCCGATATTCTGCATTTTAATGACTGGCAATCCGCGCTTGGACCGGTCTATGTGGAACAGGTCTACCGCCACCACCCTGCCTTTGCTCCATATCTCGCTGACACAGGCACCGTCTTTGTTGTTCACAATCTGGCCTATCAGGGGATGTTCCCTGGTACCTGGCTGATGCCGGAGAATGACCCGCTAACCAGGGAGTTGCTCGATCGCTGGATCATTCCACTGGGCGCCACTCATTATCATCGGGATGCCGTAGAAATTGATCCGTTCAGCCTGACACGGATGCCAGGTTATCTCCAGAGTACCACAGAAGGTGGTTTAGAGTACTGGTCTCATCTGATGCCTGGCAGGCATAACCTGCTGAAGGGTGGGCTTGAATTCGCCGGCATGCTCATAGCCGTCAGCAAGGGAAATCGCGACGAAATACAGTCTGATAGCCTCGGCTTCGGGCTGGGCGGGGTCATCGCCCGGCGGGCGGCTGCAGACGCCGTAGACTACGTGTACAACGGCGTGGACACTACGGTGCATAGGCCCGACCACCTCGGTGAACTTCTTGAAGTGGTGGACAAAGAAAAGGGCATGGAATTTGTCCAGTATGGCGCTGCAAGCCAGGACCTGCTGAAACGTCGGGCGCAAAACAAGGCGGCATTGAGGGCCAAGGTGAATAGATTGATCTCCACAGAACAGAGTAAGCCTGCCCCGGAGGAGGGTATATATTTTGGTCAAATTGATAGCAGCAGTCCCGGCGACCTTCTTGTTGCATCCGTGACCCGCATCGTACGGCAGAAGGGTCTGGATATCCTTCTCGTGGCCATGGACGAGGATAGAGAATTCGGCATCCATCAGGACGAGCGCCTGATCGACGTCCTGCTGCGTCTGCGGGGTTCGCAGGGTGAGAAGTTACAGTTCCTGGTACTGGGTAGCCCGGGGGACGCCCAGGGCGAAGCGCTGACGGCAGAACTCCGGAAGATAGCCAGACAATACGCATCGACAGGGCAGTTTGCCTCCATCCTCAGATTTGATCGTCGGCTTGCCAATCAGATCCGCTGCGCGACCGACCTGTTCTTCATGCCTTCCCAGTACGAACCTGCTGGTGTGGCCAACATTCAGGCGGCCATGGCAGGGGCCCTTTGCGTCGTTACCCGCACGGGTGGGCTGATCGATTTTGTGGAGAGCGGAGGGACGCACCCTGCCTTCACGGCGCCTGCATTTGATTATGATTATCCTCATACCATAAAGATTACAGCCAGGGAACTGGTAAGGGCATTCAGAACGGCCCTCAGCCTTTACGACGATAAAAGGAAATGGGAACGGTGCGTGCGCATCGCCATGCAGTTTGAGGGTGGCTGGTCTGCCCGGGTAGGTAAGTATATTGACATCTATACACGCTGTAAGGAATTGAAGAAGAACAATCACACATCACCGGTTAATACAGATCAAAAAATGGGAGTATTAAGACCATGA
- a CDS encoding HD domain-containing protein, which translates to MIRKALLLKIFDAAYMQRWNDKIRPIELIELDKQAHKMVIAYFLGKFEEGKNEFHWIDIIEGGIFELLQRLVITDLKPPIFYEIKKDAAKYKRLNEWVYGELRSILSPLGEDLCKRFNGYFLKTDDTLNKRILSAAHFYATKWEFDIIERANPNGYEIDRIKKDLQEKQEKYYDLKGMEQLTKHMKYENFINLCGQLRFQLRWSHLHRIPRTSVLGHSLFVAILSYLFSLEIKACSRRCVNNYFTGLFHDLPEVLTRDIISPVKRSVEGLSDLIKEYEKEQMEKEVYGLIPREWHSEITMFTENEFDSIVTIQQKKKKVTSEDIHVKYNEDKFNPRDGELVKASDSLAGFIEASAAIRNGSASPELQEARLSLKKEYEKKSIAGINFGEIYADFD; encoded by the coding sequence ATGATAAGGAAGGCGTTGCTTTTAAAGATTTTTGATGCTGCTTACATGCAAAGATGGAACGATAAGATACGCCCTATAGAGTTGATAGAATTGGATAAGCAAGCCCACAAGATGGTCATTGCCTATTTTTTAGGTAAATTTGAGGAGGGGAAAAATGAATTTCATTGGATAGACATCATTGAAGGGGGAATTTTTGAACTTTTGCAGCGCCTGGTTATTACTGATTTAAAGCCGCCCATTTTTTATGAAATAAAAAAAGATGCTGCAAAGTATAAACGATTAAATGAATGGGTGTATGGCGAGTTAAGGTCGATTCTGTCTCCTTTGGGAGAAGATCTTTGCAAAAGATTTAACGGTTATTTTCTCAAGACCGATGATACTTTAAATAAGAGGATCTTAAGCGCTGCGCATTTTTATGCCACAAAATGGGAATTTGACATTATAGAACGGGCAAACCCCAATGGCTATGAGATAGACAGGATAAAGAAAGACCTGCAGGAAAAACAGGAGAAATATTACGACCTAAAAGGTATGGAACAACTGACGAAACATATGAAATATGAAAATTTCATTAACTTATGCGGTCAACTCAGATTCCAATTACGATGGTCTCATCTCCACAGAATACCAAGGACATCCGTTTTGGGGCATTCGTTATTTGTCGCGATACTTTCTTATCTGTTTTCCCTGGAGATAAAAGCATGTTCACGAAGATGTGTAAACAATTATTTCACTGGCTTATTTCACGACCTGCCAGAGGTGCTTACCAGGGACATCATCTCTCCGGTAAAAAGATCCGTTGAAGGGCTGAGTGATCTCATAAAAGAATACGAGAAAGAACAGATGGAGAAAGAAGTATATGGCCTGATTCCAAGGGAATGGCACTCAGAAATTACCATGTTTACTGAAAATGAATTCGACAGTATTGTAACCATACAGCAGAAAAAGAAGAAAGTGACCAGCGAGGATATCCATGTTAAGTATAATGAGGACAAATTTAATCCGAGAGATGGAGAACTCGTTAAGGCATCTGACAGTCTCGCCGGATTCATAGAGGCATCAGCCGCAATACGGAACGGGAGCGCCAGTCCGGAACTTCAGGAGGCGAGATTGTCCTTAAAAAAAGAATATGAGAAAAAGAGCATTGCTGGGATAAATTTTGGAGAAATCTACGCAGATTTCGATTAA